In Erinaceus europaeus chromosome 10, mEriEur2.1, whole genome shotgun sequence, one DNA window encodes the following:
- the IGFBPL1 gene encoding insulin-like growth factor-binding protein-like 1 produces the protein MPLSPALLLLLLLLLPPPAPSFGLRGADLPRSECGPCRPERCPAPARCPVPAIAALDECGCCALCLGVEGASCGGREGARCGPGLVCASRAAGAAPEGTGLCVCAQRGSVCGSDGRSYPSLCALRLRARHAPRARPGHLHKARDGPCEFAPVVVTPPQSVHNITGAQVNLSCKVRAVPAPVITWRKVTHSPEGTQILEDLPGDHINMAVQVRGGPSDHEATAWILINPLRKEDEGVYQCHSTNMVGETQSHGTVTAIDPGP, from the exons ATGCCGCTCTCGCCCGcgctcctcctgctgctgctgctgctgctgccgccgccgGCCCCGAGCTTCGGGCTCCGCGGCGCGGACCTCCCGCGCTCCGAGTGCGGCCCGTGCCGGCCGGAGCGCTGCCCGGCGCCCGCACGCTGCCCGGTGCCCGCGATCGCGGCGCTCGATGAGTGCGGCTGCTGCGCGCTCTGCCTGGGCGTCGAGGGCGCGAGCTGCGGGGGGCGCGAGGGCGCGCGCTGCGGCCCGGGGCTGGTGTGCGCGAGCCGGGCCGCGGGGGCGGCGCCCGAGGGCACCGGGCTGTGCGTGTGCGCGCAGCGCGGCTCCGTCTGCGGGTCCGACGGCCGCTCGTACCCCAGCCTCTGCGCACTGCGCCTGCGCGCCCGCCACGCGCCCCGCGCGCGCCCCGGCCACCTGCACAAGGCGCGCGATGGGCCCTGTGAATTCG CTCCTGTGGTTGTCACTCCACCCCAGAGTGTTCACAACATCACTGGGGCACAGGTGAACCTGTCCTGTAAGGTGAGAGCTGTGCCTGCCCCAGTCATCACTTGGAGGAAG GTCACACACTCTCCTGAGGGCACCCAGATCTTAGAGGACCTGCCTGGGGACCACATCAACATGGCTGTCCAGGTGCGTGGAGGTCCTTCTGACCACGAGGCCACAGCCTGGATTTTG ATCAACCCTCTGAGAAAGGAAGATGAGGGTGTGTACCAGTGCCATTCAACCAATATGGTTGGTGAGACGCAGTCCCACGGCACAGTGACAGCTATAGATCCGG GGCCTTAG
- the ALDH1B1 gene encoding aldehyde dehydrogenase X, mitochondrial, producing the protein MLHFLVPRLLCLGGRSARYSSAAALPKPIPKPDIRYSQLFINNEWRDAVSKKTFPTVNPSTGDVIGHVAEGDRADVDLAVKAAREAFRLGSPWRRMDASERGRLLNRLADLVERDRVYLASLETLDNGKPFQESYVLDLDEVIKVYRYFAGWADKWHGKTIPMDGEHFCFTRHEPVGVCGQIIPWNFPLVMQGWKLAPALATGNTVVMKVAEQTPLSALYLASLIKEAGFPPGVVNIITGYGPTAGAAIAQHMDIDKVAFTGSTEVGHLIQKAAGDSNLKRVTLELGGKSPSIVLADADMDHAVEQCHEALFFNMGQCCCAGSRTFVEESIYDEFLERTVEKARQRKVGNPFELDTQQGPQVDKEQFERILGYIRLGQKEGAMLLCGGERFGERGFFIKPTVFGGVQDDMRIAREEIFGPVQPLFKFKKIEEVIERANNTRYGLAAAVFTRDLDKALYFTQALQAGTVWVNTYNIVTCHTPFGGFKESGNGRELGEDGLKAYTEVKTVTIKVPQKNS; encoded by the coding sequence atgctgcacttcctGGTGCCCCGGCTGCTCTGCCTGGGCGGCCGGTCCGCCCGGTACTCCTCTGCAGCGGCCCTCCCGAAACCCATCCCTAAGCCCGACATCCGCTACAGCCAGCTCTTCATTAACAACGAGTGGCGCGATGCAGTCAGTAAGAAGACCTTCCCCACCGTCAACCCCAGCACGGGCGACGTCATCGGGCACGTGGCCGAAGGAGACCGGGCTGACGTGGACCTGGCAGTGAAAGCCGCCCGGGAGGCCTTCCGCCTGGGGTCTCCGTGGCGTCGGATGGACGCCTCCGAGCGGGGCCGGCTGCTGAACCGCCTGGCCGACCTGGTGGAGCGGGATCGCGTCTACTTGGCCTCACTGGAGACCTTAGACAACGGGAAGCCCTTCCAGGAGTCTTACGTCTTGGACCTGGATGAGGTCATCAAGGTGTACCGGTACTTTGCCGGCTGGGCTGACAAGTGGCACGGCAAGACCATCCCCATGGATGGCGAGCACTTCTGCTTCACCCGGCATGAGCCTGTGGGTGTCTGTGGCCAGATCATCCCGTGGAATTTCCCCTTGGTCATGCAGGGCTGGAAGCTGGCCCCCGCCCTTGCCACGGGCAACACGGTGGTCATGAAGGTGGCCGAACAGACACCCCTCTCTGCCCTGTACCTGGCCTCCCTCATCAAAGAGGCAGGCTTCCCGCCAGGGGTGGTGAACATCATCACTGGCTACGGCCCCACGGCAGGAGCAGCCATCGCCCAGCACATGGACATCGACAAAGTCGCCTTCACGGGCTCCACCGAGGTGGGCCACCTGATCCAGAAGGCGGCCGGCGACTCCAACCTCAAGAGGGTCACCCTGGAGCTGGGTGGGAAGAGCCCCAGCATTGTGTTGGCCGACGCGGATATGGACCACGCCGTGGAGCAGTGCCACGAAGCCCTCTTCTTCAACATGGGCCAGTGCTGCTGCGCCGGCTCCCGCACCTTCGTGGAAGAGTCCATCTATGATGAGTTTCTGGAGAGGACCGTGGAGAAAGCCAGGCAGAGGAAAGTGGGCAATCCCTTTGAGCTGGACACCCAACAGGGGCCCCAGGTAGACAAGGAGCAGTTTGAACGAATCCTGGGCTACATTCGGCTGGGTCAGAAAGAGGGTGCGATGCTTCTCTGTGGTGGGGAGCGTTTCGGGGAGCGGGGCTTCTTCATCAAGCCCACTGTCTTTGGGGGTGTGCAGGATGACATGAGGATTGCCAGAGAGGAGATCTTTGGGCCCGTGCAGCCCTTGTTCAAGTTCAAGAAAATAGAGGAGGTTATTGAGAGGGCCAACAACACCAGGTATGGCCTGGCTGCTGCCGTGTTTACCCGGGATCTGGATAAGGCCTTGTACTTCACACAGGCCCTCCAAGCTGGGACGGTGTGGGTGAACACCTACAACATCGTCACCTGTCACACACCATTTGGGGGCTTTAAGGAATCAGGCAATGGGAGGGAGTTGGGGGAGGATGGGCTCAAGGCCTACACAGAGGTAAAGACGGTCACCATCAAGGTTCCACAGAAGAACTCGTAA